The following proteins come from a genomic window of Alicyclobacillus dauci:
- a CDS encoding MFS transporter, which produces MKRSLVLYFLSEFFLSFGIGIIQYAQPFFYASAHIGDEKIGYLFAINAFCGGCSALIVGPIADRFGASRMFKIGTLLIGVGDLGSSVGYAWPLWMGTAAIAGVGGSMLTSTENVVLSSLMVGRERSHLISRFTALYMFLIGAGIVCGGFLVLGVGLQWTMILGSLIALVAPVIRFFVKAPDSRREKVLQVPSKPLMFMASYAILFGIAGGLFNQFATLILSERYHATTSTTSIVYAVSIFMVSIGSFLVRPLIQKLKQQATLLLAFILSAVSMLLFIVAMSTGVFVGIYFLLTISTAVPPPIIDAMFLDFVHTSEFSQMFGMRVFGTRVGNAIGSSMGGGLLKGDHYDWLMLISSGFFIISYVYLQFIRRPLHRYRTERDESHGTSVS; this is translated from the coding sequence ATGAAACGCTCGTTAGTCTTATATTTTTTAAGCGAATTTTTCCTCAGTTTTGGTATTGGTATCATTCAGTATGCCCAGCCGTTCTTTTACGCATCCGCTCATATCGGTGACGAAAAAATCGGTTATTTATTTGCTATCAATGCATTTTGCGGCGGATGTTCCGCACTGATAGTTGGACCGATCGCCGATAGATTCGGTGCCTCGAGAATGTTTAAGATAGGGACACTGCTCATCGGAGTCGGGGATTTAGGGAGTTCCGTCGGTTACGCGTGGCCACTGTGGATGGGCACCGCGGCCATAGCGGGCGTTGGCGGTTCGATGCTGACGAGTACGGAAAATGTGGTACTCAGTTCGCTTATGGTGGGGAGAGAGCGATCTCATCTCATCAGTCGTTTCACCGCGCTGTATATGTTTCTGATCGGAGCCGGGATTGTCTGTGGAGGGTTTCTCGTATTGGGCGTCGGCCTGCAGTGGACCATGATCCTGGGTTCCTTGATTGCTTTGGTCGCGCCGGTCATTCGGTTCTTCGTCAAGGCACCTGACAGCCGTCGCGAGAAAGTTTTGCAGGTTCCGTCGAAGCCGCTTATGTTTATGGCCTCGTACGCCATTTTATTCGGCATTGCGGGGGGACTCTTTAATCAGTTTGCAACGCTTATTCTAAGCGAAAGGTATCACGCAACTACGTCGACAACCTCCATCGTCTATGCGGTGAGTATTTTCATGGTGTCGATTGGTTCTTTTCTCGTTCGGCCGTTGATTCAAAAATTGAAGCAACAGGCAACGCTGTTGCTGGCGTTTATCCTCAGCGCTGTCAGTATGCTTCTGTTCATCGTGGCGATGTCGACGGGGGTCTTCGTGGGAATATACTTTCTTCTTACCATTTCGACGGCCGTCCCACCCCCCATTATCGACGCCATGTTTCTCGACTTCGTCCACACGAGCGAGTTCTCCCAAATGTTTGGGATGCGGGTGTTTGGAACGAGAGTCGGGAACGCCATTGGATCTTCAATGGGCGGGGGGTTGTTAAAAGGGGATCACTACGACTGGCTGATGCTGATTTCGTCCGGATTTTTTATCATTTCGTACGTTTATTTGCAATTTATCCGTCGTCCGTTGCATCGATATCGCACGGAAAGGGACGAGTCGCACGGTACGTCTGTATCGTGA
- a CDS encoding Maf family protein yields MMKHRLILASGSPRRRQLLEMLGLSFDIIVTNADESFEPSLPPANIVRELAHRKASAAVRSITGSDERFVVVAADTVVVVDGDILGKPSTEDEAIDMLTRLQGRHHDVYTGVAVYDSTTDKTIGASVQTRVWMHPRAKEWLTWYVRTGEPMDKAGSYAIQGQGSLLVERIEGDFYNVVGLPVGKLDEIFTELGLSIQSWMEA; encoded by the coding sequence ATGATGAAGCATCGTCTCATTCTCGCGTCGGGATCGCCACGTCGTCGTCAGTTACTCGAAATGTTAGGCCTGTCGTTCGATATTATCGTGACAAATGCTGACGAATCATTTGAACCATCGCTACCCCCAGCCAACATTGTGAGGGAACTTGCCCATCGTAAAGCATCTGCGGCCGTTCGCAGCATCACGGGGTCAGATGAGAGATTCGTAGTCGTTGCCGCCGATACAGTCGTCGTCGTGGATGGCGATATTTTGGGCAAGCCCTCGACCGAAGACGAAGCGATCGACATGCTCACGCGCCTACAAGGACGTCATCATGATGTCTATACAGGTGTCGCCGTGTACGACAGCACGACGGACAAGACCATCGGTGCATCCGTACAGACACGAGTATGGATGCACCCGAGAGCCAAAGAATGGCTCACCTGGTACGTCCGAACGGGTGAGCCAATGGACAAAGCCGGATCATATGCCATTCAAGGACAGGGAAGTCTACTTGTCGAGCGCATCGAAGGTGACTTCTACAACGTAGTCGGCCTTCCCGTCGGCAAACTGGACGAGATATTTACCGAACTGGGACTATCTATCCAGTCGTGGATGGAGGCTTAG
- a CDS encoding trans-sulfuration enzyme family protein, with product MKIETRLAQIGNGLDPATGAISAPIYQSTTFAHPGLGQSTGFDYARTLNPTRKALEEAIADLEGGDRGLAFASGMAAVHAVLSLFQPGDHIIVSNDLYGGTYRVLEQILRPLGITASYVHTGKMDDIEAVALPSTKAIFIETPTNPMMQITDIAACSILAQARGWLTIVDNTFMTPYLQRPLDLGADIVLHSATKYLGGHNDVMAGLVVAKTAELGERLYFVQNSIGAVLGPHDAWLLMRGMKTLALRMERHMKNAFAIAGWLDARDDIPHVYYPGLETHPGRDICSRQASGFGGMVSFDVLDARMVPYILEHLELITFAESLGGVESLMTYPARQTHFDIPEDVRNAIGVTDTLLRFSVGIEHIGDLIDDLAQALEYAGDRVLAVRG from the coding sequence ATGAAGATAGAGACTCGCTTAGCGCAAATTGGGAACGGGTTGGACCCTGCTACCGGAGCCATCTCAGCCCCTATCTATCAATCAACGACATTTGCCCACCCTGGGCTCGGTCAGAGCACAGGGTTTGACTATGCACGGACGCTCAACCCAACGCGAAAAGCTTTAGAAGAGGCGATTGCTGACTTGGAGGGCGGCGACAGGGGATTGGCGTTTGCATCTGGAATGGCTGCAGTCCATGCTGTTCTATCCCTGTTTCAACCAGGTGATCACATCATCGTCTCAAACGACTTGTATGGCGGAACATACCGCGTTCTGGAGCAAATTCTGCGGCCGCTCGGCATCACGGCATCGTACGTACACACGGGTAAGATGGACGATATTGAGGCGGTCGCCTTGCCTTCCACGAAAGCCATATTCATCGAGACACCGACGAATCCAATGATGCAAATCACCGACATCGCTGCCTGTTCCATCTTGGCTCAAGCTCGCGGATGGCTCACGATTGTCGACAACACGTTCATGACACCCTATTTACAACGCCCACTCGATCTCGGCGCCGACATTGTCCTTCACTCAGCCACCAAGTACTTGGGCGGCCACAACGATGTCATGGCGGGTCTGGTCGTGGCAAAGACCGCAGAGCTTGGCGAACGACTGTATTTTGTGCAGAACTCCATTGGAGCTGTGCTGGGGCCACACGACGCATGGCTGCTCATGCGCGGCATGAAGACGTTGGCACTCAGGATGGAACGGCACATGAAAAACGCGTTTGCAATCGCCGGCTGGCTCGATGCGCGGGACGACATTCCACACGTCTATTATCCCGGATTAGAGACGCATCCCGGGCGGGATATCTGTTCGCGCCAAGCATCGGGTTTTGGCGGGATGGTATCGTTTGACGTGTTGGATGCCCGCATGGTCCCGTATATTCTCGAGCATCTCGAACTCATTACGTTTGCGGAGAGCCTTGGCGGCGTTGAGTCACTGATGACGTACCCCGCACGCCAAACGCACTTTGACATCCCGGAAGACGTGCGAAATGCGATTGGCGTAACGGACACATTGCTGCGTTTTTCCGTTGGCATTGAGCACATTGGCGATCTCATCGACGACTTGGCCCAAGCCCTGGAATATGCCGGGGATAGGGTGCTCGCAGTGAGGGGCTAA
- a CDS encoding DMT family transporter: MTRISVTTASRSVVGLSLLIGLLAVSFSSIFIEWSKAPAAIIGMYRLWMSVILFMPMAWNKRRELVALSRKDIGLVLLSGLFLGLHFLFWIQSLKETSVASSMIIISLEPIFVLIGSIIVFREGASRKAVFSMGLAVFGCVVVASGDMTRGSGHLWGDLLSLIGTVAVSVYMIAGQKLRKSVSGTTYNVLVFFVAGLVLFLFNIGTRSPLFGYSGQDWLMFALLAVVSTVLGHGIFNWLLSSVAATTVSMTILGEPVGAIVLAFFLLGQPILLLQALGGAICLIGVFAFLRLNHSGKSNDEEYPPGEKTQPA, translated from the coding sequence ATGACACGTATTTCAGTGACAACGGCGTCAAGATCCGTCGTTGGTCTCAGCTTGCTCATCGGATTGTTGGCGGTCTCCTTCTCATCCATTTTCATCGAGTGGTCGAAGGCACCTGCAGCAATCATCGGAATGTATCGGTTATGGATGTCCGTCATTCTATTCATGCCTATGGCGTGGAACAAAAGGCGAGAACTTGTCGCTCTATCGAGAAAAGATATCGGACTTGTTCTATTATCAGGCCTATTTCTCGGTCTACACTTTTTGTTTTGGATTCAATCTTTGAAAGAAACGTCTGTCGCCTCGTCGATGATCATTATTTCGCTTGAGCCCATTTTTGTTCTCATCGGCTCCATCATCGTGTTCCGCGAAGGTGCTAGCAGGAAAGCCGTTTTCAGTATGGGCCTTGCCGTATTCGGTTGCGTCGTGGTGGCCTCCGGTGACATGACACGAGGCAGTGGACATCTGTGGGGAGACCTACTGTCTCTGATCGGGACAGTCGCTGTGTCCGTGTACATGATAGCCGGTCAAAAGCTGCGTAAAAGCGTCTCAGGTACAACGTACAATGTACTCGTCTTTTTTGTCGCTGGCCTCGTTTTGTTTCTCTTCAACATTGGCACGCGTTCACCCCTCTTCGGGTACAGCGGGCAAGATTGGTTGATGTTCGCGCTGCTGGCCGTCGTCTCCACGGTACTTGGCCACGGCATCTTCAACTGGCTGCTGTCTTCGGTTGCCGCGACAACCGTGTCGATGACCATTTTAGGTGAACCGGTTGGCGCAATCGTACTTGCCTTTTTCTTATTGGGCCAACCGATCCTGTTACTTCAAGCCCTTGGAGGCGCAATATGCCTCATTGGCGTTTTTGCGTTTCTGCGACTGAATCACTCAGGCAAGAGCAATGACGAAGAATACCCACCCGGCGAGAAAACACAACCCGCCTAA
- a CDS encoding DUF423 domain-containing protein, translating into MGFAVTGAVFAFLSVALGAFGAHALKDRLSPDMLSVFHTGDQYQMYHALALIAVGILLRMGIGGRAMHISGWLFAVGVVLFSGSLYALSTTGVKALGAITPLGGLCFLAGWVFFVIALA; encoded by the coding sequence ATGGGGTTTGCTGTAACAGGAGCGGTTTTTGCGTTCTTGTCCGTGGCACTGGGCGCTTTCGGCGCCCATGCTTTGAAGGATCGATTATCACCGGACATGTTGAGTGTGTTTCATACAGGTGACCAGTACCAGATGTATCATGCACTGGCGCTTATCGCTGTTGGAATTCTTTTGCGGATGGGCATCGGCGGTCGGGCCATGCATATATCCGGGTGGCTGTTTGCCGTCGGCGTTGTCCTTTTCTCGGGAAGCCTCTACGCTCTGAGTACAACTGGCGTCAAAGCATTAGGTGCGATCACGCCCTTAGGCGGGTTGTGTTTTCTCGCCGGGTGGGTATTCTTCGTCATTGCTCTTGCCTGA
- a CDS encoding amidase family protein, translating into MMWDIDTLLLQQQQGKLSSFDIVSKCLEQIALHNQDGAQIRAVIEVNPDALAIAQALDRDRERGVWRGPLHGIPILVKDNLDTADFMHTSAGSVAMATHRAAQDAPVVKRLREAGAVILGKANLTEWANFISDHMPNGYSSRGGQTLNPYGPGRFDVGGSSAGSGAAVAAGFAVAAIGTETSGSILSPASNNSLVGIKPTVGLVSRTGIIPISMGQDTAGPMTRTVSDAARILQVIAGEDKADAATASTAHLARDYMSQLRVGKLAGVRIGVPRGYYHKGLSDEEREVFDAAVNVLREKGATLVDPLELPTPELNENIDVMIHEFKVALNAYLAKTEATLPARTLAELIAYNDDHAEIALRYDQALFRLAEETSGSLTEAKYLQQRLRDLKWSREDGIDGALQEHGLAALVFPSYFGCSIAAKAGYPSITVPAGYTKAGQPVGLTFTGTAFSEAELIGLAYDFEQATKYRKAPQLD; encoded by the coding sequence ATGATGTGGGATATTGACACACTGCTGTTACAACAGCAGCAAGGGAAACTCAGCTCGTTTGACATCGTTTCCAAATGCCTTGAGCAGATCGCGTTACATAACCAAGATGGTGCGCAAATTCGAGCGGTGATTGAAGTCAATCCAGACGCGTTAGCCATCGCACAGGCACTTGATAGAGACAGGGAACGCGGTGTTTGGCGTGGGCCTCTTCATGGTATCCCGATTTTAGTCAAAGATAACCTGGACACGGCAGATTTCATGCACACCAGCGCCGGGTCCGTAGCGATGGCAACTCACCGGGCTGCGCAGGACGCACCTGTTGTAAAACGTCTGCGCGAGGCGGGAGCGGTCATTTTGGGCAAGGCGAATCTCACCGAGTGGGCCAATTTCATCAGTGATCACATGCCGAACGGATACAGTTCCCGCGGCGGACAGACGTTGAACCCGTATGGGCCGGGGCGGTTTGACGTGGGCGGATCGAGTGCGGGAAGTGGTGCAGCGGTTGCCGCAGGGTTTGCCGTGGCAGCCATCGGTACGGAGACGAGTGGCTCTATTCTCAGCCCGGCCAGCAACAACAGTCTGGTTGGAATTAAACCAACTGTTGGGTTAGTGAGCAGAACCGGAATTATCCCCATCTCCATGGGCCAAGACACCGCGGGTCCCATGACGCGGACGGTGTCTGACGCAGCCAGAATCCTCCAAGTCATTGCCGGGGAGGATAAGGCTGACGCCGCAACTGCGTCGACCGCCCATCTCGCCCGCGACTATATGTCGCAACTGCGCGTGGGGAAACTGGCTGGCGTCCGCATTGGCGTTCCTCGGGGGTATTATCACAAAGGCCTGTCCGACGAAGAGCGAGAAGTCTTCGATGCCGCTGTAAATGTGCTGAGAGAAAAAGGGGCAACGCTCGTCGATCCGCTTGAACTGCCCACGCCTGAGCTGAATGAAAACATCGACGTGATGATTCACGAATTTAAAGTCGCGCTCAATGCTTACTTGGCAAAGACGGAGGCTACTTTACCCGCGCGCACACTGGCAGAGCTTATCGCTTACAACGACGATCACGCCGAGATCGCACTGCGATATGACCAGGCACTGTTTCGTTTGGCAGAGGAAACGAGCGGATCGTTGACCGAAGCAAAATATCTTCAACAGCGTCTCCGTGATTTGAAGTGGTCACGTGAGGACGGAATTGATGGGGCACTGCAGGAACATGGATTGGCGGCGCTCGTGTTTCCGTCGTATTTCGGTTGCAGCATCGCCGCGAAAGCCGGATATCCGTCCATAACCGTCCCCGCGGGGTATACCAAAGCGGGACAACCGGTCGGACTGACGTTCACGGGTACGGCGTTTTCGGAGGCGGAGCTGATTGGCCTTGCCTATGACTTTGAACAGGCGACGAAGTACCGCAAGGCACCTCAACTCGATTAA
- the wrbA gene encoding NAD(P)H:quinone oxidoreductase, with product MADVKLAIIYYSSTGTNHKMSLAAADAAKELGADVKVLKVPELAPEEAIAANAGWKAHYEATRDVPEATANDIEWADALIFSVPTRFGNVPSQMKQFLDTLGGLWAQGKTINKVVSGMTSAQNAHGGQEATLFSLYTSMYHWGAIVVAPGYTDQSLFGAGGNPYGTSVTAVEDGSISEASIGAIKHQARRVVTVADWIKKGQA from the coding sequence TTGGCAGATGTAAAACTTGCGATCATTTACTACAGTTCTACAGGCACAAACCATAAAATGTCCCTTGCCGCTGCGGACGCTGCGAAGGAACTGGGGGCCGATGTCAAAGTCTTAAAAGTGCCTGAACTCGCGCCCGAGGAAGCCATTGCGGCAAACGCGGGGTGGAAGGCACACTACGAAGCGACGAGAGATGTGCCGGAAGCAACCGCCAATGATATCGAATGGGCGGACGCCTTGATTTTCAGCGTACCGACCCGGTTCGGCAACGTACCATCCCAAATGAAACAGTTCCTCGACACGCTCGGTGGCTTATGGGCACAAGGAAAAACCATCAACAAAGTCGTCAGTGGCATGACAAGCGCTCAAAATGCACATGGCGGTCAAGAAGCCACGCTATTTTCCCTGTACACAAGCATGTACCACTGGGGCGCCATTGTGGTCGCACCTGGCTACACAGACCAGTCCCTGTTTGGAGCAGGTGGTAATCCGTACGGAACCAGTGTGACGGCTGTCGAAGATGGTAGTATTTCCGAAGCGTCCATCGGGGCAATCAAGCACCAGGCTCGACGGGTTGTGACGGTTGCGGACTGGATCAAAAAAGGCCAAGCATGA